Proteins encoded together in one Calonectris borealis chromosome W, bCalBor7.hap1.2, whole genome shotgun sequence window:
- the LOC142074720 gene encoding small ribosomal subunit protein uS12, whose protein sequence is MGKCRGLRTARKLRSHRRDQKWHDKQYKKAHLGTALKANPFGGASHAKGIVLEKVGVEAKQPNSAIRKCVRVQLIKNGKKITAFVPNDGCLNFIEENDEVLVAGFGRKGHAVGDIPGVRFKVVKVANVSLLALYKGKKERPRS, encoded by the exons ATGG GGAAGTGCCGTGGGCTCCGTACCGCTCGGAAACTCCGCAGCCACCGCCGCGATCAGAAGTGGCACGACAAACAGTATAAGAAGGCCCACTTGGGCACTGCGCTGAAGGCCAACCCCTTCGGCGGCGCTTCTCACGCCAAGGGAATTGTTCTGGAAAAAGT TGGAGTAGAAGCTAAGCAGCCTAACTCTGCCATCAGGAAGTGTGTCAGAGTCCAGCTGATCAAGAATGgcaaaaaaataacagcttttgttCCCAATGATGGTTGCCTGAACTTCATTGAG GAAAATGATGAAGTTCTGGTTGCTGGTTTTGGTCGGAAGGGTCATGCTGTTGGTGACATTCCTGGAGTTCGCTTCAAGGTTGTCAAAGTAGCCAATGTTTCTCTGTTGGCCTTATACAAGGGCAAGAAGGAGAGACCAAGATCATAA